One Polaribacter sp. SA4-12 genomic window carries:
- a CDS encoding glycoside hydrolase family 31 protein, whose product MKYFKIVIFLLFITQISIAQNSNRIFKNVKQNENGLEINVNDGKYLLKFYSDQIVETSFIPKGEEFLDTSHAVVLESEKVDINSVISKNESIFSTNGISVHIQHNPFQIIYKYNNEIVTSEKQGYFKSKHQPMDMVNGNIVADETEKIEFNLTSDEVLYGGGARALEMNRRGYRLPLFNRAQYGYETHAELMNFTLPIVISSKKYMIHFDNAPIGYLDLDSKKDNSLTYETISGRKTYQVIVGDSWMDLVENYTDLTGKQPLPPRWALGNFSSRFGYHSQKETEATIDKFQEENIPVDAVILDLYWFGKTVQGTMGNLEVDKDSFPDMKGMISRLKDKGVKTVLITEPFILSNSKKWNEAVEKDVLAKDSVGNPAKYDFYFGNTGIVDIYKPEGKEWFWNIYKDIINLGAKGLWGDLGEPEVHPTWVQHATGSASEVHNIYGHDWARLIFEGYQKELPNERPFILMRAGAAGSQRFGMIPWSGDVNRTWGGLQSQPEIALQMGMQGLGYMHSDLGGFAGANLDDNLYTRWLQYGVFQPIFRPHAQEDVPSEPVFRSAKAKKLAKKAIELRYKLLPYNYNLAFENNQKGTPLMRPIFFEEDDDKLMTNSSTYLWGKDFLITPILKDSVKTKEIYFPKTANWFNFYFDEKIEGGQTKTVKVKGKSIPTYVRGGAFILMTDLVQTTDDYKADKLELHYYYDASVKESKREFYNDDGITANAFEKGKYEILEFESELTKRCLEIDFEAEFGKEWNSSEKDITLIIHNINWKPRKVKVDGKRTRVSSENNTLTIPVKWNPKKELKVIITLK is encoded by the coding sequence ATGAAATATTTTAAAATAGTAATTTTCCTTCTTTTTATAACACAAATTTCTATTGCTCAAAATTCAAATAGAATTTTTAAAAACGTAAAACAAAATGAAAACGGATTAGAAATTAACGTAAATGATGGCAAATATCTTTTAAAATTTTATTCGGATCAAATTGTAGAAACTTCATTTATTCCAAAAGGAGAAGAGTTTTTAGACACATCACATGCAGTTGTTTTAGAGTCTGAAAAAGTTGATATAAATTCAGTTATTTCAAAAAACGAAAGTATTTTTTCTACGAATGGAATATCTGTACATATTCAACATAATCCTTTTCAAATTATTTATAAATACAATAACGAAATTGTTACATCAGAAAAGCAAGGTTATTTTAAGTCTAAACACCAACCGATGGATATGGTGAATGGGAATATTGTTGCTGATGAAACAGAAAAAATTGAATTCAATTTAACTTCTGATGAAGTTTTATATGGAGGAGGAGCAAGAGCTTTAGAAATGAATAGAAGAGGGTATAGATTGCCTCTTTTTAATAGAGCTCAGTATGGTTATGAAACACATGCAGAATTGATGAATTTTACATTGCCAATTGTAATTTCTTCTAAGAAATACATGATTCATTTTGATAATGCGCCAATTGGGTATTTAGATTTAGATAGTAAAAAAGACAATTCTTTAACCTACGAAACTATTTCTGGTAGAAAAACATATCAAGTTATTGTTGGTGACTCTTGGATGGATTTAGTTGAGAATTATACAGATTTAACAGGGAAACAACCTTTGCCTCCAAGATGGGCTTTAGGTAATTTTTCAAGTAGGTTTGGTTATCATTCACAAAAAGAAACAGAAGCAACTATAGATAAGTTTCAAGAAGAAAATATACCTGTAGATGCAGTAATTTTAGACTTGTATTGGTTTGGTAAAACGGTACAAGGAACTATGGGGAATCTAGAAGTTGATAAAGATTCTTTCCCAGATATGAAAGGAATGATTTCTCGATTAAAAGACAAAGGAGTTAAAACGGTTTTAATTACAGAACCATTTATTTTATCAAACTCAAAAAAATGGAATGAAGCTGTAGAAAAAGATGTTTTGGCGAAAGATTCTGTTGGAAATCCTGCTAAATACGATTTTTATTTTGGAAATACAGGAATTGTAGATATTTACAAACCTGAAGGAAAAGAGTGGTTTTGGAACATTTATAAAGACATTATAAATTTAGGTGCAAAAGGACTTTGGGGAGATTTAGGAGAGCCAGAAGTACACCCAACTTGGGTGCAACACGCAACAGGTTCTGCAAGTGAAGTTCATAATATTTATGGACATGATTGGGCACGTTTAATTTTTGAAGGGTATCAAAAAGAATTGCCAAATGAAAGACCTTTCATTTTAATGAGAGCAGGAGCTGCTGGCTCGCAGCGATTTGGTATGATTCCTTGGTCTGGAGATGTAAATAGAACTTGGGGAGGTTTGCAGTCTCAACCAGAAATTGCGCTACAAATGGGAATGCAAGGTTTGGGGTATATGCATTCTGATTTAGGTGGTTTTGCAGGTGCAAATTTAGATGATAACTTATACACACGTTGGTTACAATATGGCGTTTTTCAACCAATATTTAGACCTCATGCACAGGAAGATGTGCCAAGTGAGCCTGTTTTTAGAAGTGCTAAAGCAAAGAAATTAGCAAAAAAGGCAATTGAGTTACGTTACAAATTATTGCCTTACAATTACAATTTGGCATTCGAAAATAATCAAAAAGGAACACCTTTAATGCGTCCAATTTTCTTTGAAGAAGATGATGATAAATTAATGACAAATTCATCAACCTATTTATGGGGAAAAGATTTTTTAATTACACCAATTCTTAAAGATTCAGTTAAAACGAAAGAGATTTACTTCCCAAAAACTGCAAATTGGTTCAACTTTTATTTTGATGAAAAAATAGAAGGAGGACAAACAAAAACGGTAAAAGTAAAAGGGAAATCAATTCCTACGTATGTTAGAGGAGGCGCTTTTATTTTGATGACAGATTTGGTACAAACTACAGATGATTATAAAGCAGATAAATTAGAACTTCATTACTATTATGATGCTTCTGTAAAAGAAAGCAAAAGAGAATTTTATAATGATGATGGAATTACAGCAAATGCTTTTGAAAAAGGAAAATATGAAATTTTAGAATTTGAATCAGAATTAACTAAACGTTGTTTAGAAATTGATTTTGAAGCAGAATTTGG
- a CDS encoding GDSL-type esterase/lipase family protein, producing the protein MKEIKTNKIIDSYFYLCSFVSILLLISCNSAINQQNVVGPTLRTNKEINANNFAFPEGKLKSLVMSFDDGPEHDRILLDKLNKAKIVGTFHLNSGRLGKRANWLSSELGYDVFFVKESEVNSIYKGHEISSHTVNHLGLNNQKDSIIRAEVFADFQKLNSLIKNTNHNAVQGLAYPFGAFDEKTLQSLKALDVKYARTTVATKNFELPANNFLELNPTCHINDAINYGNYFSNLKATKMQLLNVWGHSYEFHNNWKLADSICNLLGNKKDIWYAKTIEMVEYLNAIKALEYKNDSVFNPSENSAVWIKNKADEFIELKPKQTLSIHFKSSFVQINAIDSLYPDASKDIKFHGDWTKVNYKHRIESFKKNPLNFGDIIFIGNSITEQGGNWAEKVGIKNVKNRGIAGDVTDGVLKRLDEITHFKPKTVFLLIGINDLFNLHYQKQIPSTEYVAKNIIKITDSIYQKSPETTIYLQTILPTAEAYMANYINQVNNIIRNTKIDVNYKLIDLHNEFVNENGLIKSELTSDGTHLNELGYEVWVKTIKDKI; encoded by the coding sequence ATGAAAGAAATCAAAACAAATAAAATAATAGATTCATATTTCTACTTATGTAGTTTTGTGTCTATTTTATTGCTGATTTCTTGTAATTCTGCTATAAATCAACAAAATGTTGTAGGTCCTACTTTAAGGACCAATAAAGAGATTAATGCTAATAATTTTGCTTTTCCTGAGGGTAAATTAAAAAGTTTAGTAATGAGTTTTGATGATGGGCCAGAACACGATAGAATTTTGCTCGATAAACTAAACAAAGCGAAAATCGTTGGTACTTTTCATCTAAATTCTGGCAGACTTGGTAAAAGAGCAAATTGGTTAAGTTCTGAATTGGGTTATGACGTATTTTTTGTCAAAGAATCAGAAGTAAATAGTATATATAAAGGTCATGAAATTTCTAGTCATACTGTAAATCATTTAGGTTTAAATAACCAAAAAGATTCAATAATTAGGGCTGAGGTTTTTGCTGATTTTCAAAAATTAAATAGCTTAATTAAGAATACAAATCATAATGCAGTTCAAGGTTTGGCTTATCCTTTTGGCGCTTTTGATGAGAAAACGTTACAATCTTTAAAAGCTTTAGATGTTAAATATGCAAGAACAACTGTTGCCACAAAAAACTTTGAATTACCTGCTAATAATTTTTTAGAATTAAACCCAACTTGTCATATCAATGATGCTATAAATTATGGTAATTATTTTTCCAATTTAAAGGCAACTAAAATGCAGTTATTGAATGTTTGGGGACATAGTTATGAGTTTCATAATAATTGGAAATTAGCTGATTCTATTTGCAATTTATTAGGCAACAAAAAAGATATTTGGTATGCCAAAACCATAGAAATGGTTGAGTATTTAAATGCAATTAAAGCTTTAGAATATAAAAATGATTCTGTTTTTAATCCTTCAGAAAATAGTGCAGTTTGGATTAAAAATAAAGCTGATGAATTTATAGAATTAAAACCAAAACAAACTTTATCTATTCATTTTAAAAGTTCTTTTGTACAAATAAATGCTATTGATAGTCTGTATCCTGATGCATCAAAAGATATAAAATTTCACGGAGATTGGACAAAAGTTAATTACAAACATCGTATTGAATCTTTTAAAAAGAATCCTTTAAATTTTGGTGATATTATTTTTATTGGAAACAGCATTACAGAACAAGGTGGTAATTGGGCTGAAAAAGTTGGCATCAAAAATGTAAAAAATCGAGGAATTGCAGGTGATGTTACTGATGGGGTTTTAAAAAGACTTGATGAAATAACTCACTTTAAACCTAAAACGGTTTTTTTATTAATTGGTATTAACGATTTGTTCAATTTGCACTATCAAAAACAAATTCCGTCTACAGAATATGTTGCAAAAAATATCATTAAAATAACGGATTCAATTTATCAAAAATCGCCAGAAACAACAATTTATTTGCAAACAATTTTGCCAACAGCAGAAGCGTATATGGCAAATTACATCAATCAAGTGAATAACATCATTAGAAATACTAAAATTGATGTGAATTACAAGTTGATAGATTTACATAACGAATTTGTTAACGAAAATGGATTAATAAAATCAGAATTGACTTCAGATGGAACGCATTTAAATGAATTAGGATACGAAGTTTGGGTGAAAACGATAAAAGATAAAATATAG
- a CDS encoding alpha/beta hydrolase: protein MKNIIILCLMLFIISCKSESKENKKEEKKVDNISAKVLEDAVLTAGKLIRVDSFPTKHITPRPVDVWLPENYSSKKKYAVLYMHDGQMLFDETTTWNKQEWKIDEVASKLMKEGTTKDFIVVGIHNIAALRWLDLYPEKAMSFLTNEELGSVKSLSNNDVALEDLTGDEYLKFLVEDLKPYIDKTYSVYTNKENTFVAGSSMGGLMSMYAISQYPDVFEGAACLSTHWVGAQPIKNNPLPNAILTYLEKNVPDAKTHKMYFDYGNKTLDQFYSEYAPKVDSIFLNNGFTDANFKNLFFEGTDHSEISWQNRVSIPLTFLLKK, encoded by the coding sequence ATGAAAAATATAATTATTCTTTGTTTAATGCTGTTTATTATTTCTTGTAAATCAGAAAGTAAAGAGAATAAGAAAGAAGAAAAAAAGGTTGATAATATTTCTGCAAAAGTATTAGAAGATGCTGTATTAACCGCAGGAAAATTAATAAGAGTAGATTCTTTTCCCACAAAACACATAACTCCAAGACCTGTTGATGTTTGGTTGCCAGAGAACTATTCGTCAAAAAAAAAATATGCAGTTTTATACATGCATGATGGACAAATGTTGTTTGATGAAACTACTACTTGGAATAAGCAAGAATGGAAAATAGATGAAGTTGCTTCAAAATTAATGAAAGAAGGTACTACTAAAGATTTTATAGTTGTTGGTATTCACAATATTGCAGCATTAAGATGGTTGGATTTGTACCCAGAAAAAGCAATGAGTTTTCTAACAAATGAAGAGTTAGGAAGTGTAAAAAGTCTTTCGAATAATGATGTTGCTTTAGAAGATTTAACTGGTGACGAATATTTAAAATTTTTAGTCGAAGATTTAAAACCTTATATAGACAAAACATATTCGGTTTACACAAATAAAGAAAACACATTTGTGGCTGGTTCTTCAATGGGTGGCTTAATGTCTATGTACGCAATTTCTCAATATCCAGACGTTTTTGAAGGTGCAGCATGTCTTTCTACACATTGGGTTGGTGCTCAACCTATAAAAAATAATCCATTGCCAAATGCAATTCTCACTTATTTAGAAAAGAATGTTCCAGATGCAAAAACACATAAAATGTATTTTGATTATGGTAATAAAACTTTAGATCAGTTTTATTCTGAATATGCACCTAAAGTTGATTCTATTTTTCTAAATAATGGATTTACTGATGCAAATTTCAAAAACTTATTTTTCGAAGGAACAGATCATTCAGAAATTTCTTGGCAAAATAGAGTAAGTATTCCATTAACATTTTTATTGAAAAAATAA
- a CDS encoding glycoside hydrolase family 13 protein, whose amino-acid sequence MKLIRNILLLFIIALFSCNTTETPKNVSEVSISNTFLERVEPTNWWVGLKNTSLQLLVKEDKIGNSKPSISYAGVSIEKVHKARSENYLFLDLKIDKSTKAGKFDIVFTFDDSTKKTHTYELKSREKSAEYYVGFNSSDAIYLITPDRFSNADESNDINKKLKETSLDRADDYKRHGGDLQGIINHVDYISDLGFTTVWPTPVLTNDMPKGSYHGYAITDYYQVDPRFGTLDDYKKLAQKLKEKGMKLIMDQVANHCGLEHWWMKDIPFKDWVNYQKNYEENIENWNWETNINSNHRRTTNQDSYASEIDRKENNEGWFVAGMPDLNQRNPFMANYIIQNSIWWIETLGLGGIRQDTYPYPDKEFMSNWAGSIMNEYPNFSIVGEEWSYNPLLVGYWQKGAKNKDGYESNLRSTMDFPMQKNIIDGLNEEESWDKGLVKIYEGLANDFYYATPKDIMVFLDNHDKSRLYTEVKEDVTKAKMALGYMLMMPRIPQVYYGTEILMDDTANPGDHGLIRTDFPGGFKGDKINAFTSEGLNAEQKEMQSFVSKVLNYRKKSEAIQDGKTIHFAPFMGTYFLFRTKGDETVVHIINKNEAPITIDLKRFKEVGLAGKKLKNIITGEDFLWNDEIQLSEKGSVILTTKK is encoded by the coding sequence ATGAAACTTATCAGAAACATTTTATTATTATTTATCATAGCTTTATTCTCATGTAACACTACAGAGACCCCAAAAAATGTTTCTGAGGTTTCAATTTCTAATACTTTTTTAGAAAGAGTAGAACCAACAAATTGGTGGGTTGGATTAAAAAATACTTCTTTACAATTATTGGTAAAAGAAGATAAAATAGGAAACTCAAAACCATCAATTTCTTATGCTGGCGTTTCTATTGAAAAGGTACATAAGGCAAGAAGTGAAAACTATCTTTTTTTAGATTTAAAAATTGATAAATCTACAAAAGCAGGGAAATTTGATATTGTTTTTACTTTTGATGATAGCACAAAAAAAACTCATACTTATGAGTTAAAATCTAGAGAAAAATCGGCAGAATATTATGTTGGTTTTAATAGTTCTGATGCTATTTATTTAATTACTCCAGATCGTTTTTCGAATGCGGATGAAAGTAATGACATCAACAAAAAATTAAAAGAAACCTCTTTAGATAGAGCAGATGATTACAAACGTCATGGAGGAGATTTACAAGGAATTATAAATCATGTAGATTACATTTCAGATTTAGGCTTTACTACAGTTTGGCCAACTCCTGTATTAACAAATGATATGCCAAAAGGTTCATATCATGGTTATGCAATTACAGATTATTATCAGGTTGATCCTCGTTTTGGAACACTAGATGATTATAAAAAATTAGCTCAAAAATTAAAAGAAAAAGGCATGAAATTAATTATGGATCAAGTTGCGAACCATTGTGGTTTAGAACATTGGTGGATGAAAGATATTCCTTTTAAAGATTGGGTGAATTATCAAAAGAACTACGAAGAAAATATAGAAAATTGGAATTGGGAAACAAACATCAATTCTAATCATAGAAGAACTACAAATCAAGATTCTTATGCTTCAGAAATTGATAGAAAAGAAAATAATGAAGGTTGGTTTGTTGCAGGAATGCCAGATTTAAATCAGCGTAATCCGTTTATGGCGAATTACATCATTCAAAATAGTATTTGGTGGATAGAAACTTTAGGTTTAGGCGGAATTAGACAAGACACATATCCTTATCCAGACAAAGAATTTATGTCTAATTGGGCTGGATCAATTATGAATGAATATCCTAATTTTTCAATCGTTGGAGAAGAATGGAGTTACAATCCGTTGTTAGTTGGTTATTGGCAAAAAGGTGCGAAAAATAAAGATGGATATGAATCTAATTTAAGATCAACAATGGATTTTCCGATGCAGAAAAACATTATAGATGGACTTAATGAAGAAGAATCTTGGGATAAAGGTTTGGTGAAAATCTATGAAGGTTTAGCGAATGATTTTTATTACGCAACACCAAAAGATATTATGGTATTCTTAGATAATCATGATAAAAGTAGGTTGTACACAGAGGTAAAAGAAGATGTAACAAAAGCTAAAATGGCGTTGGGTTATATGTTGATGATGCCAAGAATTCCACAAGTTTATTACGGAACAGAAATTTTAATGGATGATACTGCAAACCCTGGCGATCATGGTTTAATTAGAACAGATTTTCCTGGAGGTTTTAAAGGTGATAAAATAAATGCTTTTACAAGTGAAGGTTTAAATGCTGAACAAAAAGAGATGCAATCTTTTGTGAGTAAAGTTTTAAATTATCGTAAAAAGAGTGAAGCAATTCAAGATGGAAAAACGATTCATTTTGCTCCATTTATGGGAACTTATTTTCTGTTTAGAACAAAAGGAGATGAAACAGTTGTACATATTATCAACAAAAACGAAGCACCAATTACAATCGATTTAAAGCGTTTTAAAGAAGTTGGTTTAGCAGGTAAGAAACTGAAAAACATTATTACTGGAGAAGATTTTCTTTGGAATGATGAAATTCAATTATCAGAAAAAGGTAGCGTTATTTTAACAACAAAAAAGTAG